From a single Pedosphaera parvula Ellin514 genomic region:
- a CDS encoding ankyrin repeat domain-containing protein, whose amino-acid sequence MLSLEQTLWHAAWNGDLMLIKQSLEAGAQINLPSINKARPFEAAAYNGQAGACVLLLDVGADPNAFAEATGESVLHQVITKSSNLRRTQIVKALIAAGADVTRRTSPQVRTFCFARDVRTRGEMPLHRAAAYGDAEMIESWIRAGADKSAKDIHGESALTWASWHLRDHAILKLLLYVEFEGSIP is encoded by the coding sequence ATGTTATCGCTCGAACAAACCTTGTGGCATGCAGCTTGGAACGGCGACCTCATGCTCATCAAGCAGAGCCTTGAAGCTGGCGCACAGATCAATCTGCCCAGCATTAACAAGGCAAGGCCCTTTGAAGCCGCTGCCTACAATGGGCAAGCAGGCGCTTGCGTGCTCCTTCTCGACGTTGGGGCTGATCCAAACGCCTTTGCCGAAGCTACCGGCGAGTCAGTGTTGCATCAGGTCATCACTAAAAGCAGCAACCTGCGCCGCACTCAAATCGTGAAAGCGCTCATTGCGGCAGGGGCGGATGTGACCCGCAGGACAAGCCCGCAGGTTCGCACTTTTTGTTTTGCTCGTGACGTTCGCACGCGTGGCGAAATGCCACTTCACCGTGCTGCCGCTTATGGTGACGCAGAAATGATCGAGTCATGGATTCGAGCCGGAGCAGACAAGAGTGCAAAGGACATCCACGGCGAGTCTGCGCTGACTTGGGCGAGTTGGCACTTACGCGATCATGCAATTTTGAAACTTTTACTTTATGTTGAGTTTGAAGGATCAATTCCATAG